A genomic stretch from Pithys albifrons albifrons isolate INPA30051 chromosome 28, PitAlb_v1, whole genome shotgun sequence includes:
- the PPP1R15B gene encoding protein phosphatase 1 regulatory subunit 15B, which translates to MAREGHSQPPSLSPCPGDTHLLAHPLALPALLPAPLPAHVHFCLNIYLYFCLPLSLHFCLYFCLPLCLHIYLNICISACTSTCISAYLPVLLHLHIYLHICISSVPALSPPCPPSVPALSPQCPRPVPALSPQCPRPVPPVSPPCPRPVPAESPHCPPSVPAPSPQCPRPVPPVSPPCPRPVPALSPQCPRPVPALSPPCPRPVPPVSPPCPRPVPSPRGRPRSAPPALPRSAAGGAAARSPLADAILAGRGHGWSGRGRGDTAQWASATGVGGAGRGHALRWAVEGALSGGAAILCLKPPQDGAQTRPGAARRPPSPQSRRPATELRSAHPSAPLATLNGLMEHSGRERAGPGLGPARLGLAAAWPKLAGPSAAPAGGSSQASPPFSWLRVLSQLLSPLPALLQRLLPGPALSTALCPAKAPPPLVLLPKPDTSLGWAEEPLEKRPQSVSERPAGLWEAGLMRSGLGALPAGWYVLGMEQSKGHLPQPLRAEALPEAEFLRSKRLAFLQRWHLPVPDPDHGYHSLEEEQHRETAARGDQRGRAGQPEQPQEPGRQPGGVPEEQERSRDAAEEDGEALAEGDDEDSDTERSLPVSTRPVCANKLIDYIIGGVSSGEESEGEEDWDDDDDDGDDGFDSEELPSDSDAGSQDGERLHLWNSFYSLDPYDPQNFTATIQTSSSEPGKEMSDVEEEEEEDSWGESSGSAHSSEDEDEWDCGSVDEAENLKLWNSFCTSDDPYNPLNFTAAFQTAEKKGAPGCRGAERPSPVSAEHFSVCLERHNCGLSDLGQRGILAGEKSASSKRKKVTFLDRVTEYYVSSEEDRRGPWEELARDGCRFQRRIQETEEAIGYCLSTEHRQRVFHRLQQSCSKRGDLL; encoded by the exons ATGGCACgggaagggcacagccagcccccCTCGCTGTCCCcgtgccctggggacacccatCTCCTCGCCCACCCCCTGG CTCTACCTGCCCTTCTGCCTGCACCTCTGCCTGCACATGTGCACTTCTGCCTGAACATCTACCTGTACTTCtgcctgcccctttccctgcactTCTGCCTGTATTTCTGCCTGCCCCTCTGTCTGCACATCTACCTGAACATCTGCATATCTGCCTGCACATCTACCTGCATATCTGCATATCTACCTGTACTTCTGCACCTGCACATCTACCTGCACATCTGTATATCTAG tgtccccgcCCTGTCCCCGccctgtccccccagtgtccccgccctgtccccccagtgtccccgccctgtcccagcactgtccccccagtgtccccgccctgtccccccagtgtccccgcCCTGTCCCCGCCCTGTCCCCGCCGAGTCTCCGCActgtccccccagtgtccccgcaccgtccccccagtgtccccgccctgtccccccagtgtccccgcCCTGTCCCCGCCCTGTCCCCGccctgtccccccagtgtccccgcCCTGTCCCcgccctgtcccctccctgtccccgccctgtccccccagtgtccccgcCCTGTCCCCGCCCTGTCCCCTCGCCCCGGGGGCgcccccgctccgctccgcctGCACTTCCCCGCTCCGCCGCCGGGGGCGCTGCCGCGCGGAGCCCTCTGGCTGATGCAATCCTTGCGGGGCGTGGCCACGGATGGAGTGGGCGTGGTCGAGGCGACACCGCCCAATGGGCGTCGGCGACGGGAGTGGGCGGGGCCGGTCGCGGCCACGCCCTTCGCTGGGCTGTGGAAGGGGCGCTGAGCGGAGGCGCCGCCATTTTGTGCTTGAAGCCGCCTCAGGATGGAGCTCAGACCCGACCCGGAGCCGCCCGTCGTCCCCCGAGCCCTCAGAGCCGCCGCCCCGCCACGGAGCTCCGCTCCGCACACCCCTCCGCACCGCTGGCAACGCTGAACGGCCTCATGGAGCACAGCGGTCGCGAACGCGCCGGCCCCGGCTTGGGGCCGGCCCGGCTGGGCCTGGCCGCGGCCTGGCCGAAGCTGGCGGGGCCCAGCGCGGCTCCCGCAGGCGGCTCGTCCCAGGCGAGCCCGCCCTTCTCGTGGCTGCGGGTGCTGTCGCAGCTGCTGTCGCCGCTGCCCGCGCTGCTGCAGCGCCTgctgcccggccccgcgctCAGCACCGCGCTCTGCCCCGCCAAGGCCCCGCCGCCGCTCGTGCTGCTGCCCAAGCCGGACACCTCGCTGGGCTGGGCCGAGGAGCCCCTGGAGAAGCGGCCGCAGAGCGTGTCGGAGCGCCCGGCGGGGCTTTGGGAAGCAGGGCTGATGCGGAGCGGCCTGGGGGCCCTCCCCGCCGGCTGGTACGTGCTGGGCATGGAGCAGAGCAAGGgccacctgccccagcccctgcggGCAGAGGCGCTGCCCGAGGCCGAGTTCCTCCGCAGCAAGCGCCTGGCCTTCCTCCAGCGCTGGCACCTGCCCGTGCCCGACCCCGACCACGGCTACCACAgcctggaggaggagcagcacagggaaacgGCGGCACGGGGGGAccagcggggccgggccgggcagccggagcagccccaggagccgGGGAGGCAGCCGGGAGGTGTCCCCGAGGAGCAGGAGCGGAGTCGGGATGCGGCTGAGGAGGACGGGGAAGCCTTGGCTGAAGGGGATGATGAGGACTCGGACACAGAGCGAAGCCTCCCTGTTTCGACCAGACCTGTCTGTGCGAATAAATTAATCGATTATATCATCGGGGGAGTTTCCAGTGGGGAAGAGAGTGAGGGTGAGGAAGACtgggatgatgatgatgatgatggtgatgacgGGTTTGACAGCGAAGAGCTTCCCTCGGACTCAGACGCCGGGAGCCAGGACGGGGAGAGGCTTCACCTCTGGAATTCCTTCTATAGTTTGGATCCCTACGACCCTCAGAACTTCACAGCCACCATTCAGACATCCTCCAGTGAGCCAGGAAAGGAGATGTCGGAtgtggaagaggaggaggaggaagattcGTGGGGAGAGTCCTCAGGCTCTGCTCATAGTTCTGAGGATGAGGACGAGTGGGACTGTGGCAGCGTGGATGAGGCAGAAAACTTGAAACTTTGGAACTCATTCTGTACCTCGGACGATCCTTATAATCCTTTAAATTTCACGGCAGCCTTTCAGACAGCGGAGAAAAAAGGGGCGCCGGGTTGCAGAGGAGCCGAGAGGCCGAGTCCGGTCAGTGCCGAGcacttctctgtgtgtttggagAGACACAACTGCGGGCTCAGCGACCTGGGGCAGCGTGGGATTCTGGCAGGGGAGAAAAGTGCGAGTTCCAAGCggaaaaag